The segment CTTCGGATTTAGTATACCCATAGATAGTAAACTTCAATAAGATCCATTCAGGGGTATTAGTCATAATATCACTGGGTCACCCACACGATGCCAGAGAGAAACAAACAAATGATATAATTTTGTTGTCTCAGCCTTATCAACTGCCGGACACATGATCCTGAAATGTGAGCATGCCCAGGTATTTGGTTTACATGAAGGATCCTGCAGAACCAGAATATTAAGCGTCAAAATGAGAGAGCTAAGGGTATTGGCAACAACAATATATGTATAAATGTGCATATATGCAATTAATGCAAAACGAGAAAGCTAAATTCTTCAAAGCACTTGGCGATAAAACACGCCTTACAATTGTAGGATGTCTACTAAAGCAGGACCACTGCGCATGTGATTTTGCAACAATTGCAGGAAAGGACCAGACAACTATATCCAGGCATCTGAAAATACTTTGTGAAGCCGGTATCCTGAGATATGAGAAGAATGGAAGGTATGTAATTTACAGCATAATGGATGATAAAATGAAAGAAAAACTTGAGAGATGCGGAGTTGAAAGTGTCGACTCATGCTGTCCGGACAGTACAATGGATGTAGATGCCAAGAAGGATGTTGTGAAGAAAAAATACAGCAACATAGCATTAGGTGTTGTACAGGGATGCGGATGCTGTGGAAGCCTCACAAATGAGCAACTGGCAGCATCCATAGGATATTCACCTGAAGAAACCCGATCATTCTCAGAAGCTAACCTGGGACTTGGATGTGGAAACCCTACAGCACTTGGAGAGATAAAAGAAAAAGACATTGTCCTTGATCTGGGTTCAGGTGCCGGATTCGACAGTTTTTTGGCTGCAAGAAAAGTAGGTGAGATCGGTAAAGTGATCGGCGTGGATATGACGGAAGATATGGTTGCAAAGGCAAGAGAGAACGCTGAAAAGTATGGGTTCAACAATGTCGAGTTCAGACATGGAGATATCGAAGATCTGCCTGTTGAAACCGGATCTATCGATGTCATCATGAGCAACTGTGTCATCAACCTCGCGCCTGACAAGTCCAGAGTGTTTAAAGAAGCATATCGTGTGCTAAAAGATAATGGCAGGATGTACATTTCCGATATTGTCCTCCTGAAAGACCTGACTCCGGAGGAAAAGAACAATGATGAACTCATCTGTTCATGTGTAGGAGGTGCATTGCTGAAAGACGATTACTTAAAGACAATAAAAGATGCCGGATTCCATGTTAGTATCATAGAAGAAGATAAAGATATCAGCGAAAGGCAGTATTCCGGATATCCGGTTGAAAGTCTTAAGCTCAAATTAGTTAAAAATGAGAATGAATTAATGAGATAATCAATGAATTTAGCCACAAGAGATTAAAAACCAGAAAAAAGAGGTTATAATTGGACACTATTTGTTTCAAACCCGACCCATCATTTAAATAATTCTTATGCAAACGAAAAAGTGCCATATACAAACCTCACAGGCACCTGGTAAACACCTCTTTTCTCCGCCTCAGTACTGATAATACGATACATCTCATCCATGGACGAAGTTCCGGGATTTACATCTGTCATTACCTCTATGTACCCGGTCTTTCGATCATGTCCTAGAGTCATGGAAGAATTTACGATAGGCGGAAATTCACTGAAATTTACACCGAAAACGATCTCACCAACGTTATTCCGGTAAGACCTCTGTTCCTCGGTCAGAGGGTATGGAAGCTCACCATAGGTCCCATATACCTCATAAATATCATTCAACGGCGCGAGAACGTATGCAGCATGATAGAGTATTAGCCCGTCATCACCATAGCTCAACTCCCTGAGAGACTCAAGTGCTTCTTCGTCCCCGAGATCACCAAGAGCAAGGATCGAAGCCATCCTGAGATGCTTATTTTCGGATTCGTTCATTGAAATATCCAAAAACAGCTCTGTTGTACCGTTATCACCAATCTTACCAAGGGATACAATTGCATTTTTTCGCATTTCAAGGGGCAGGTTTTCGTTTTGCACGACCTGTACAAGTGATCCAATTGTCTTTTCATCACCCATCCCCACAAGCTCATCCATTGCATTGGACCTGATACTTTCATTCTCGTTGTCAAGGTCCTCGATGAGAGAATCCACATTCGTATCCCCTGTACATCCCGAGAACATAATTAGTAAAGCAAAAAAGATCATTACAACAAATAGGGAGATTTTCATATCGTATCAAACCTTCAAATTTTAAGTAAACAATAATTTCAAGCCTTAACGTATAATTGGCAAATTATTGATTTATAACTAAAATCACTAACTTTGAGAATCTATTAATAACTTTGCTCAATTTTTTGAGGCATGTCCCGATAAATAATCAGTAAAAGTTTGTTTTGATAAGACTAAAATGTGTTGTAAAAACAGGAAAGTTAAAAATAAGCAGATAGTCCCGCCCGGATTTGAACCGGGGTCCCAGGCTCCAAAGGCCTGAAGGATTGACCGCTACCCTACGGGACTTCACATCCTGCATATTGCACAATAATACTTATTTGTTGTGGAAAATCCAGATCATTTCTGGATGATAAGGGTCAGCACATCGCCATCTTCCAGATAATGGTCAAGACCAGCTCGCTGGCCTGGATGTTTGGCTGATGGACCCCATATCTGGGAATACCTGAACTTATCACGGAAATCACGGTGCAGGCGGTCACAAATATCACCTACAGTCACGCCGTTGGTCACGATCATTGGCTCATCCATGTCTGCGGGGCCACCCTGTGGTTTCAGGTACACCCTAATGAAATCCAGGGTTTCGTAGATCAGGTCCTTGACGGCTTCAAGGTTCTTCTCCTCGTTGGCGGAAATGAATGTCGCATCAGGGAACTTTGCCTTGCAGAACTCAAGGATCTCCTCGTCGGCCATGTCCACCTTGTTAATGACGATCACAGCGGGGATGTACACCCTGTTGGCCATCACGCCATCGATAAGCTGGTCCATGTTGATGTTGTCCCTGAGAAGCACATGGGCATTGTGTATCTTGTATTCGCCCAATATCGCCTTGATAAGGTCATCTGACATCTCAAGTTCCATGGTCGCACTGATGATCACGCCACCCCTGTCCATCCTCTTGATAGTAACATCAGGTTCTGACATATTGATCCTGATTCCGGCATCGTAAAGTTCCTGCATCAGCACCTTATGATGCTCGGTCTGGAACACGTCCAGCAGGAAAAGCACAAGGTTTGAGTTTCTCACAACAGAGATGACCTCCTTACCACGGCCACGGCCGCTAGCTGCACCTCTGACCAGACCCGGCACATCCAGTATTTGGATAGTCGCGCCCTTATACTCCAGAACACCCGGGATCACATCAAGGGTCGTGAACTCATACGCACCTACCTCGGAATTGGCACCGGTCAGCTTGTTCAGGAGAGTGGATTTACCCACAGAAGGGAATCCCACAAGTGCAACAGTAGCATCACCTGACTTCCTTACAGAATAGCCCTCGCCGCCGGACTTGGCAGAAGCTCTCTTCTGCACATCTTCCCTCAGGCGTGCGAGTTTCGCCTTCAACTTACCGATGTGATGGGATGTTGCCTTATTATAGGGAGTCTTACGGATCTCGTCCTCGACTGCCTGGATATCTTCGTGTAAACTCATCTGCTCCCTACCATAACTTCAATATAAAAAAGATTTTCCTTAGAAGACCCGGAAATTACCTGTATACACCTTCAAAAAGGATAACTTCTACATCGCTTCCTTTCTTCAGTATTGGCACATCCGCAGGGATCTCAATGAACCCGTCCGCACCTGCAAGAGTGGTGATCGAAGCTGATGTCTTACTGACGGAGAAGACCTTGTCCCCTTCCACCCGGACAGCATGGAGCTCATGCCTGCCACCAGAATTGAGATCCTCCTCTAAAACTCCGGCAACCATCTGTTTCATATGTTCAGAAGCTCCCAGGCATCTCCTGATAAGCGGCAGAAGGAACTCATAGAAAACTGTAAGCGAAGAAGTCGGGTGCCCCGGTAAAGCTACGATCGGAACCTCATCTATGATCCCCAGGATCACAGGTTTTCCCGGCTTGAAATTAAGCCCGTGTGCCAGCACCTTACCCTTTTCCTCAATGATACTGTACATGAAATCATCGGGTCCTGCTGACGTACTGCCGGATGTAAGCACAAGGTCACATTTTGCAATTGCCCTGTCCACAGCTTCCCTGAACGCTTCCCTGTCGTCTTTCACGATTCCATAGGAAACAGCATCTGCACCGCAGTCCGTTACACTGGCATAGAGAGAATAGGAATTGCAGTCATAGATCTTGCCACTATCAAGAGGTTCTCCCGGGACCGTTAGTTCATTTCCGGTGGAAATAATACCAACCTTCATGGAACGGATATCCACATCCCTCTTTCCGATAGCTGCAAGCACACCTGCCTCACGTGCCCCCATTCGTGTACCTTTACGAAGCACACGCTCGTCCTTTGCAACATCAAGACCCGCATGTAGCAGATATTGACCTGCCTTAGCAGCCACTTTTATGAGAACATTACCGTCCTGAAGTTCAGTGTCCTCCACCATCACCACGGCATCGGCACCTTCAGGAATAGGACCGCCTGTTGCGACCTCTACGGCCTCCATCTCATTCACACGATATTGCGAAAGCTGACCCACCGGAGAGAATCCGACCAGCCTTAAGGGAACCGGATCTTCCTTTGCCAAAAGCAAGTCCTCTGACCGTACAGCGTACCCATCCCTTAAGGATTTATCAAAATCCGGGACAGCTATGCCTGAAATAACGTCCTCTGCAAGAACACGCCCTGTTGCAGTCTCAATAGGCATTGACCTTACATGGGTACGGACATAAATTCCTTCAAAAAGGCTCCTGGCATCCTCAATGGAAAGCAGGTCCCGCAATATTTTCCGTGGCATTGTTAGTTCAAATTAAGAAAGAAAAAAGAATGATCGAAAAATGATCATTCGAAGATCGGAGTACCTATGCTGCCGGTGACCTCTTCAAAAGCAGCGACTGCTACCTTAGTAATAGGACCAACAGAACCATCGCCGATAGGACGTCCGTCAAGCTTTGTGATAGGTGCAGCCTCTGCTGCGGTACCTGTGACGAAGATCTCATCTGCGGTGTACATGTCGAACAGGCCGAGGTTTCCGACAATGACCTCATATCCGCGCTCCTCGAGAAGCTCAATAGCAGTAGCCCTTGTAATACCCTTGAGGTTGTTGATGGTTGGCGGGGTGTAGACCTTGCCGTTCTTGATGACGAAGATATTATCTCCGGAACCTTCAGAGACGAAACCGTTCTGGTCAAGGAAGATAGCCTCATCGCCACCCTTTGCGTTTGCCTCGATCTTTGCAAGGATGTTGTTCAGGTAGTTCAGTGACTTGATGTTAGGGGATAATGCATCCGGTGCATTACGCCTGATTCCGACGGTAATTGCTTTGAGACCGACCTCATAGAGATCGCCATACATTGCACCCCATTCCTGTGAAACGATGTAGATGCTTGGCTTTGGGCACTTGCGTGGGTCAAGACCGAGGTCACCAATACCACGTGTAACGATAGGACGGATGTATGCATCGGTCAGATTGTTCTTCCTCAATGTCTCAAGGATAGCCTCGCTCATCTCTTCCTTTGAGATCGGGACCTCAAGAGCAATAGCCTTTGCAGAATCGTACAGTCTGTCAACATGCTCCTGAAGCTTGAAAACACGACCATTGTATGCCCTGATTCCCTCAAAGACACCGTCACCATACAGGAAACCGTGGTCGTAGATAGAAACCGTTGCATTTTCCTTTGTGACAAACTCACCGTTGTAATAGATCAGTAATTCGCTCATATGAATCCTCTTTAATAATACCAATTAAAGGTACGTTTTTGTAAATGTTGTATTCCTGATGATAGCTATGTTATATATGAATATTTGTACCAGTCGAAATACTGAGGAGAGTAAAAGTGCTACTTAAACAGTGAATTACAAAAAATGAGAATAATTGGAAAGCCAGGGTCAGGAATGTTCCTGCTCAGTTGAACTTTTCATAGCCTGCTGTTCAGAATATTTCCTGAAGATCGATTCATACTCATACCATCCCATTACAAATATGACAATTGCAGCAGGAACCAGAACGAGCATATTCAGGTAAATATCAGAGAACGATGTCATCAATACAAAAATGAAGAACATAAAACCGGCCTGGAATAAGGAACAGCCGAAAGCCGCCTTTCGTGAACCCTTGTTCAGTGCATAAACAGCCCAGAACCTTAGATTCAAGATGTCCTTTAATGCAGGAGAAGAAGTGGTCTCTATGCCCTCCATTCCCTTCATGAATTGACTCATCCTCATTTCTGAGATCGTTTTAGAATAAAACAGAGCCAGAAGCAAAATAATGATGAATCCAAAGCTACCGATCAGGGCCTGGCCAAGCAGGATCAGCAGGGTTGAGGCGAACATTAGGAGACCAAAGATCGCCGGAAGGTAGCTGGTCTCCTCACTGGTTGCTTTTTTCAGATTGTAAAGCGTCATTAGTGCAAAGAAAATGAGTCCTGGGATGAGAATGATTTGTATGATTATTTGGGCCTCTGTTGTTAATACCTGATATCCGGACAAGTACATTATACAAAAAAGTATTGAATGAATAAATTTATTTTGCCATATGTCCATATATTGAGACCAAATCTTACATTTCACCATGAAATTAGCCCGATCAAACTCTCCTGTACAAAAGGCTTTTATGCATAAACACCCATGTCGTATCTCATCCGCCCAGAATAACAATTTTGGGCCCGTGGCTTAGCCAGGATATAGCACCGGGCTTCTAACCCGGGGGTCGTGGGTTCAACTCCCACCGGGTCCGCTAAAAATGTTTAGAAAGTCCTAAGCAGATATTGAAACTCGCAAGATTTCAGTATCTGTTTATTTGCTTTTTTTGCACTTAACCTTGATGTTTTATGCGTGATTTTGACCAGAGATTAAACAGGATTGTATCTGCTGGGAGCCACAACTAGCCATTACCAAAACTTCTCACAATATTGGGCAGACGTATCACCCGCACAGATATTTTCATAAAGTTCCATGAATACAACTGAGCCTGCCTATGCAAGAGTCATAGGAATCAGTGCACCCACTTGCTGTAACGAAATGGAAGTAAACGAGATATGGTCACCATAACCAACGAGTTTCTTTCCTCGTATTTAGGCCTAAAAGTATTGTCAGTACAATACATATTATCCACGCAGTGATAGAAGCTAACAGATCAAAGGACCCCATTGTATCTCTTAGCGCATAGATAAGAATCAATTCAATCATACCGCCCAATAAGAGAGCAAGTACCCATTTTGTAAACTGCCCATTTGGCCTCCACTCCGATTCTAAAGCAATTCTCATCGAATTTTTAGTAATTCAAATAACTATATTAACGATGTTTAAGAATTGATGTGAGGAATTGTCTCTTCTTTGATTTATGAGGCTAAAATTTGGAGTCGTATTAATGAGAAACGAATTATTTAGGAAGTTTGGTATTGGTATCCTCTTTGCATTCTTAATGCTGAGTGTTGTTACTATGGCGAGTGCAGAAGAAATAGACGTGACATTTGTAAGCAATTATGATACTGGTAGTGCATGTGATGTTGCTATCTCCGGCAATTATGCATACGTAGCTGATGTTTCCAACGGTCTTGTGATCGTAGACATCAGTGATCCTGTAAAACCAACACGTGTAGGAAGCTATGGTGCTTCAGCACAAGGTGTTGCTGTCTCTGGCAACTACGCCTACGTAGCCGATTATATCAATGGTCTCTTGATTATTGATATCAGCAACCCCTCAGCACCAGCACTTGCAGGAAATTATGATATTTCTCCTTATACGTTTGGTGTTGATGTTTCCGGCAACTACGCCTATCTGGCCGATTACAGCAATGGTCTTGTGATCGTTGATATCAGTACCCCCTCAAAACCAACATTTGCAGGTAGATGTGATACTTATTATTATGCACGCGATGTTGCTGTCTACGGCAACTACGCTTACCTTGCAGATAACTCCTATGGCCTATTAATTATTGATATCAGCAACCCCTCAACACCAACAATTGTAGGAAATTGTGATCCTGCGAGTTATACACACGAAGCTGATGTCTCCGGCAACTATGCTTACGTATTAGATTATTTAAATGGTTTTGTGATAGCTGACATAAGTGACCCCACAGCACCAATTCCTGTAGGAAATTATAATTCTGGTGCTAGTGGAATCGGAATTTCTGCCTACGACAATTACGTCTACGTATCCGATCGGACTAATGGTCTTGTTATTGTGAATGTCAGTGACCCCACAGCACCAACACTTGCAGGTAGTTATGCTTGTGACTCTGCAAATGATGTTGTTGTCTCCGGTAATTATGCCTACGTAGCCGATGGGTACAAAGGTCTTACTATCCTTCAC is part of the Methanococcoides orientis genome and harbors:
- the arsM gene encoding arsenite methyltransferase gives rise to the protein MQNEKAKFFKALGDKTRLTIVGCLLKQDHCACDFATIAGKDQTTISRHLKILCEAGILRYEKNGRYVIYSIMDDKMKEKLERCGVESVDSCCPDSTMDVDAKKDVVKKKYSNIALGVVQGCGCCGSLTNEQLAASIGYSPEETRSFSEANLGLGCGNPTALGEIKEKDIVLDLGSGAGFDSFLAARKVGEIGKVIGVDMTEDMVAKARENAEKYGFNNVEFRHGDIEDLPVETGSIDVIMSNCVINLAPDKSRVFKEAYRVLKDNGRMYISDIVLLKDLTPEEKNNDELICSCVGGALLKDDYLKTIKDAGFHVSIIEEDKDISERQYSGYPVESLKLKLVKNENELMR
- a CDS encoding HEAT repeat domain-containing protein produces the protein MDSLIEDLDNENESIRSNAMDELVGMGDEKTIGSLVQVVQNENLPLEMRKNAIVSLGKIGDNGTTELFLDISMNESENKHLRMASILALGDLGDEEALESLRELSYGDDGLILYHAAYVLAPLNDIYEVYGTYGELPYPLTEEQRSYRNNVGEIVFGVNFSEFPPIVNSSMTLGHDRKTGYIEVMTDVNPGTSSMDEMYRIISTEAEKRGVYQVPVRFVYGTFSFA
- a CDS encoding OBG GTPase family GTP-binding protein yields the protein MSLHEDIQAVEDEIRKTPYNKATSHHIGKLKAKLARLREDVQKRASAKSGGEGYSVRKSGDATVALVGFPSVGKSTLLNKLTGANSEVGAYEFTTLDVIPGVLEYKGATIQILDVPGLVRGAASGRGRGKEVISVVRNSNLVLFLLDVFQTEHHKVLMQELYDAGIRINMSEPDVTIKRMDRGGVIISATMELEMSDDLIKAILGEYKIHNAHVLLRDNINMDQLIDGVMANRVYIPAVIVINKVDMADEEILEFCKAKFPDATFISANEEKNLEAVKDLIYETLDFIRVYLKPQGGPADMDEPMIVTNGVTVGDICDRLHRDFRDKFRYSQIWGPSAKHPGQRAGLDHYLEDGDVLTLIIQK
- a CDS encoding molybdopterin molybdotransferase MoeA codes for the protein MPRKILRDLLSIEDARSLFEGIYVRTHVRSMPIETATGRVLAEDVISGIAVPDFDKSLRDGYAVRSEDLLLAKEDPVPLRLVGFSPVGQLSQYRVNEMEAVEVATGGPIPEGADAVVMVEDTELQDGNVLIKVAAKAGQYLLHAGLDVAKDERVLRKGTRMGAREAGVLAAIGKRDVDIRSMKVGIISTGNELTVPGEPLDSGKIYDCNSYSLYASVTDCGADAVSYGIVKDDREAFREAVDRAIAKCDLVLTSGSTSAGPDDFMYSIIEEKGKVLAHGLNFKPGKPVILGIIDEVPIVALPGHPTSSLTVFYEFLLPLIRRCLGASEHMKQMVAGVLEEDLNSGGRHELHAVRVEGDKVFSVSKTSASITTLAGADGFIEIPADVPILKKGSDVEVILFEGVYR
- the ilvE gene encoding branched-chain-amino-acid transaminase — protein: MSELLIYYNGEFVTKENATVSIYDHGFLYGDGVFEGIRAYNGRVFKLQEHVDRLYDSAKAIALEVPISKEEMSEAILETLRKNNLTDAYIRPIVTRGIGDLGLDPRKCPKPSIYIVSQEWGAMYGDLYEVGLKAITVGIRRNAPDALSPNIKSLNYLNNILAKIEANAKGGDEAIFLDQNGFVSEGSGDNIFVIKNGKVYTPPTINNLKGITRATAIELLEERGYEVIVGNLGLFDMYTADEIFVTGTAAEAAPITKLDGRPIGDGSVGPITKVAVAAFEEVTGSIGTPIFE